TTATTTATATGATCATTCGAGCTCCCTCAAAAGTCTCACCACAAACCTTTGTTAACTTTGTTTacctttatgtaaataaacaatttacaacaTAAACACTGTTAAAAGTGGCTCCACAACGTGGGGCATAatgttaaaatatgtatatattaattatttaaggGGCCATGTTGTGACTTACAGTTACTTacttagttttttttttatatgtttgTTATgcgtttatttaatttattcaaatattttaagtATATTGTTAATCTAAttgtttataacatttttcaaaaatctaaCTCATTTTCGCCAAATAAACTTAAgtcaattaaaatatcttcAATTGAATTTTGTTTGGACCTCATCAATACTCCTAAAGCTAAAATAATGTAATGTTAGTCTGTGATCAAGTAGAAAACGTTAAAGGCGAAATAtaagatatatttttaaagatgACGTTAAAATGTAGGTTTATTATAACTAGAATCATCATTCCACCAagaaactaataaaaaaaattggagagaacTTACAAAACTTCGGGAGTTTACATTATATccccaaataatttttttttaatatgttgcaATTCAACTGTCCCAGGCTGAgaaaaatgctaaaaaaaCTTACCTACCTAAAGTATAGTCGCAAAACAAATCCTTCactttttttccattttatgATAGGTAATgaagtgaaaatattttcttaattttatctgaaattatatgaAATCATTGTATTCACCCAATTCTCGGGttgaaaactataaaaatcgAATTTAccatatacaggtgtcttaaaaaaaacgccCCGCGCTATAACTTGGCTATTGATGActcaaatgaaaacaattaatgagaatctataatttttttattgattgttagtttttttttttctgattgtaatggcataaaaaactataccctttgttaacaaaatttccgagaaaaaaaggaaaatatgttgCATCAAAATTATGTAGATTTATCCATATTtcataaacgaaaattttttgttagtGTGCTGGACTTcacttaaatgtcaattttacgCACGTTTCatgttgcaaattttatttatttaattataattcataaaaatcattgaataaTGAAGGTCggttaacttgattttttcattaatatgacaataaatctaattttgatgcaacataggtattttcctttttttctcggaaattttgttatcaaaggtttagtttttttatgccattacaatcagaaaaaaaactgcagaatcaataaaaaaaaaattataggttaccgtttgaaaaataaaagttgctcATTGCCCGTAAATGGGTAgatggtataaaaattatatgcttactcaggtttgtagtgtttttagagTCATTTCGTctcctgtataatttttttcatttgggtcatcaatagcaaagttatagcgtgggccatttttttaagaccctgtatatgaaatttaaaatattcaaaactgaAAAACTACAATTCcgctaaaataattaaatagtatttaatacaaattcttttattaaaacgaGTTAACGACAACTAacgaaacaaataaataagaaacgaaaaacaaaatatgtatcaaAAAAAGATTATTTGAACAATGTTATTTATCACTGGCTTGCTCCTCAGTCTCGCCAGAAAAATCAAATACTTCTTCTACGGTGTTACGATCTTTGGAAGCAGCTTTGAGAATAGCCTCCAAAAAGGAATTACGCTAAAAAAGAAACACCGTTCAAGTCCCTAGCTAATCATACATATCAGATATATTACTGGAGGTAACTCGACACCATCTCCATGCGGGCCCAAATTAACTGGGGGCAACGGCGGTGGAGGTGGTGGTGACGCTAAAATCTTGGGCTtctgtaacaaaaataaaataacttcaTCGTCAACTTTTCGATAGTAACATCAACATCTATCATAAAGTTATCGCATTTTGGCAGTTTTTAGAACACTAATTGGTGTAACCAGTATGTGTAATGAgggtaaaaaatattttttaaatagaaacgaCAATATAATACCTCAATTCGTGAAGTTCCAGGTTCATTATTGatctaaaaataaagttaaagGTAAATGGGATAACTACATATGCGTTAAACTTACAAATCCTTTCTCAGTCTTTGAAGCTTGAGGTTCTTCATCaatctaaaaataaagtaaagctAAGCAACCTAACTAAATATACTTTCAACTTACAGTTCCTTTCTCAATCTCAGTCTCGGGTTTTTCATCAGTCTATAAATAAAGTTTAAGCTAAGTGGAATAAGCGAATATGAATTAAACTTACAATTCCTCTTTTCTTTCTTGCAGCAACAAATCGACTATCAGTTTTTAACTTGTGTTTCAATTCCTGACTCAACAAAGAAGCTAATCGACGCCTTTCTTGCTCTTCTTCATAATGAGTAGTAGAGCTAGTGGCGGCGGGAGGTACGTCACTTGCTACAAAATACAAtattcaattttgatttttaaatactcTATTGAAACACACCTGCAACGTATGTTTCATACTCTTCATCGTCGCTGTTGGGTTCGTTTGCATTAGGATTTACTTCTTTGTTATCACACGCCGACTCTAACACCAGTGAAGTATCATTTCTTAATTCCTGTTCTATCTGAGCCACTGGCTTCGAACGATGCGTTTTAATTTCGTACAATTTATGTAAAACATCCAAGGATTCATGAAAATTGTAAACTTCACGACAAAGTGCACCAATGCAATCAATCAATTGTTCTTTTTCAGCCGGTTGCATGCCGCcctattaaaaattacagaaacTGATATacattgttttgattttgaagaTAAACTCTAAATGATCTtgattcaatttaaattacactttttaaattttttttgaagtgaaactttttatgggagggtcttgaaattctgatcggcaacctttttgtgtgacgaaaagtggtgggggtaaacactattgggtcgagtgggagcagtgtctctgtctttgtcacactcacggcatttaccgataatgtcctctctttgatttggaggcttaaaaatgaacaatgagttacgcatttcgatattgtttagtgttatcgttgtttatagtttattttcttcattaaaatatacaattttgttgtgaatatgctatttaaaagtgattgatgaataattacaatgtttccctgtaataaaaaagtttcacttctatcgtgcgtctttacgacacattctgtttttttttaaatcactcaccttttgtaattttgttaaaataacttGGGACTTTTCCAAGATTTCTGATATGTGCATCATTGTTCTAGACACACTTGCATATAATTTTGAATCAGTATCAGGCTTAGGCAGTTTACAGTCCATTTTAAATTCAGTTCTACTGAGGTTATAATACTTTACATCATCaaacattttctttgttttaatATAACAATCTCTAGATATGTCCTTCATCTTAGTCACAATTATGTCTAATATTTCATCAACGTTATAATTATATTCATTCCATTTATCAGGACATAGAGTAACAGCCAAACATGTCAAACAATGTGATGTAATTAATATATAAATGTTTCTGAGTTTCTAAAAACAAAGGAAAAGTAGAATTTGATTAACAAATAAACATCAATACAGACTTGCATATAAATAACACAATCATTCATATTTTTCACATCAAAAACTCTCAAGTGTTCAAAAAACTCATCTTCGAGGTAATTATAACGATCTTTCAAATCAGGAACGTAAGCATCTAATAGACTCATACACATTTTAAAGTTTTCGAAAACATAAATCTCTTGTAAGAAGATATTATGAATGAAGTCCTCAATTCTTTGCGTATAAGGGTTGATTATGGTAGCAGTTGATTCACTACAACTTATTATGAGTTTTACTAtgacaacataaaatcaaCAAACCTTGCATCCTTTCTATACTGAAAATATTCATATATCATGCGATTCAGCTTTGTATTGTCAGAAATTGACTGGATTAGCATCTCCATGTTGTTTCTACGCTTTCGATGGCACAGTGATTCTATTAAATGCTTTACACCAACTATAATTACTGGTGCAGCACAAAGTGGAATATATGATATTGGATATTTTTTCTGTATAATTAATAAGGAACTAATTAAAGAAATTGCCCCAGCCCACTTCTGATAGAACGGGAACCGCTTGTCGTTGCAATAATAGAATCTGCTATCATAACATACTTGAACATATGCTAAGTCGTCATCCAAGAGCAGTCCAGATCTTATGATACATTGAATATGGTGATCAATCagctgaaaataaatttttactaacaGGATTAATTAATGTAGAAATAAATACTTACTGAAATATCatttaaaactatttttttgttggaagCCATGAAATACTTACTGAAATATCATTTAAAACTACTTTTTTGTTGGAAGCCATTTTTTCCGTgtttcaacaaaacaaaacaaaattacatcaaaataataaacaaaccaGCCACCCAGCCACCTTaccttttaaattaaatgccGACCGAAAAACCCAGCATGGACCGATTTAGCatttttgacatctgtcaattcaacaaaaacataacctcaaaatttatcttttttaattaataaatgcaGTTATTAGATATTGTAAGAACGGTTTC
The sequence above is drawn from the Tenebrio molitor chromosome X, icTenMoli1.1, whole genome shotgun sequence genome and encodes:
- the LOC138139613 gene encoding uncharacterized protein isoform X4: MASNKKIVLNDISLIDHHIQCIIRSGLLLDDDLAYVQVCYDSRFYYCNDKRFPFYQKWAGAISLISSLLIIQKKYPISYIPLCAAPVIIVGVKHLIESLCHRKRRNNMEMLIQSISDNTKLNRMIYEYFQYRKDASCSESTATIINPYTQRIEDFIHNIFLQEIYVFENFKMCMSLLDAYVPDLKDRYNYLEDEFFEHLRVFDVKNMNDCVIYMQKLRNIYILITSHCLTCLAVTLCPDKWNEYNYNVDEILDIIVTKMKDISRDCYIKTKKMFDDVKYYNLSRTEFKMDCKLPKPDTDSKLYASVSRTMMHISEILEKSQVILTKLQKGGMQPAEKEQLIDCIGALCREVYNFHESLDVLHKLYEIKTHRSKPVAQIEQELRNDTSLVLESACDNKEVNPNANEPNSDDEEYETYVAASDVPPAATSSTTHYEEEQERRRLASLLSQELKHKLKTDSRFVAARKKRGITDEKPETEIEKGTIDEEPQASKTEKGFINNEPGTSRIEKPKILASPPPPPPLPPVNLGPHGDGVELPPRNSFLEAILKAASKDRNTVEEVFDFSGETEEQASDK
- the LOC138139613 gene encoding uncharacterized protein isoform X5; amino-acid sequence: MASNKKIVLNDISLIDHHIQCIIRSGLLLDDDLAYVQVCYDSRFYYCNDKRFPFYQKWAGAISLISSLLIIQKKYPISYIPLCAAPVIIVGVKHLIESLCHRKRRNNMEMLIQSISDNTKLNRMIYEYFQYRKDASESTATIINPYTQRIEDFIHNIFLQEIYVFENFKMCMSLLDAYVPDLKDRYNYLEDEFFEHLRVFDVKNMNDCVIYMQKLRNIYILITSHCLTCLAVTLCPDKWNEYNYNVDEILDIIVTKMKDISRDCYIKTKKMFDDVKYYNLSRTEFKMDCKLPKPDTDSKLYASVSRTMMHISEILEKSQVILTKLQKGGMQPAEKEQLIDCIGALCREVYNFHESLDVLHKLYEIKTHRSKPVAQIEQELRNDTSLVLESACDNKEVNPNANEPNSDDEEYETYVAASDVPPAATSSTTHYEEEQERRRLASLLSQELKHKLKTDSRFVAARKKRGITDEKPETEIEKGTIDEEPQASKTEKGFINNEPGTSRIEKPKILASPPPPPPLPPVNLGPHGDGVELPPRNSFLEAILKAASKDRNTVEEVFDFSGETEEQASDK